The Tautonia plasticadhaerens nucleotide sequence CTCCCAGCGGACGATCCGGTCGAGCAGGGCGTTGCGGTCCGGTATCGTCATCGGCCTCCCCCCGCCGCCCCCGGGGCCGGTCCCGTCGGTCCTCCGGTCGGGTCGGAACCGGCCCCGCGCGGGGAGTCAGCCGGCGGATGCTCGTCGGCCGAGGAGCCCTCGAAGACCTCGTAGGGCGAGGCCGACGGCCAGCGGGGCAGCAGGGGCACGAGCATGACCCCGCCGACGACGACCAATTGCAGCACCCCCGTCCCAGTGTTGAAGACCCGGTGCTGGACGCCGGGGCGGTTCAGCACGGCACAACCGGGAGAGATCGGGCAGCGGCGCCCGTCGGACTCCAGTTCGCCAGAGCCGCGCACAACGTAATACACCTCCTCGCAACGGTGTCGGTGCAGCGGAGAGTGATGGCCAGGGTCGATCTCGACGACGCCCAGGCAGAGGGTCATCGCGTCGAAACCGGTCTCCGGGTAGATCAGCTTCAGGTCGCGCACGCCGCCGTGGGCCTGCTCCATCGCCGAGCCGCCCAGCCGCTCCTCGGGCCGGATGACGACCCGTGGTCCTTCGTCCCTCTCCCCACCCTCGCCCATCTCGCCTCCCCACGTCTCCCCGGCATTCATCGACGACGAACCGGGTATGAGGTCGCCGACCCGCACAGGGGTCATTCGCTCACCGGAAGCTCCCCGTCCAGGGCGTCCCGGATCAGCAGCCGGGCCGAGGCCCACCGCCGCTGGACGGTCTTGGTGGCCACCCCCAGCGCCTCGGCGGCCTGGGCGTGGGTCTTCCCCTGGTACCAGAGCAGGTCCACCACCCGGCGTTCCTCCTCGGGCAGCCGGACGACCGCCTCGTGGAAGGCCGCCCAGCCTTCCAGCGACTCCGGCCTGCCGGTGCCGTCGGCGACCCCGGCCAGCCGCCCGTCCGGGCCGGCGCCATCGGTGTGGTGGTTGGCCCCGAGCCCCTCGGGTCCATGGTAGCGACGGGCCAGGTCGATCAACTCCCGACGAAGCTGGGCCGCCGACAGGTGGTCGAAATGCGGCACCGACTCGGGCCGGACCTCGGCCAGGCTGCGGTGCAACCGCACCAGGGCCGCCTGGAGCAGGTCGTCGGTCTGCTCCCAGCGATGGACGTGGGGATAGCGCCGGAGCATGAGGCGGGCCAGGGCGAGGAACCGCCGCTGGGCCAGCCGGATCAGGCCCGCGCGGGCCTCGCAGTCGCCGGCGCGGAGCCGCCCCAGCAGGTCGTTCGCCTCGGTCGTCTCGCCCATTGGATCGCCCTCGCCGCCGGCCCCGGCATGGGGCACCCCCATCTTAACTCATCGGCCCGATCCCGGCAGCCGCACCCCAGGACGGGGGGCCCCGGCGCTCGGCGGTGAACCCGTCCACGAACCCTCCCGCCCTGAGCGATCCGGAGGTCGCTGTCCACCGGGGCGGGCGCCTCTCGCATTCACTGAAGGCGTTCAGCGCCGGGTTATGCCCGGCGTCCCACGGTTCAGACCCAGGCCAATCGACTCGAAAGGACGACGACCATGACCCGAGAGATCAGCCAATCCGAGTACGAAACCGAGGTGCTCGGCTCCCCCATGCCGGTGCTGCTGGACGTGTACGGCGAGCACTGCCCACCCTGCCGGACGCTGGCCCCGGTCCTCGACCGGCTGGCCACCCAGTACGAGGGCCGGGCGAAAGTGCTGAAGGTCGAGGCCGGTGCCAATCGGGACCTGGCCGGCGGCCTGGGCATCTCCTCCGTCCCGACGGTCGTCTCCTTCCGGGGTGGTAACGAGGTGGGCCGGTTGGTCGGCCTGCGGCCCGAGTCGGCCTACCGCACGCTGCTGGAGCAGGCCGGGGTTCAGTAGACGGGCGCTCGGGGTCGTCGTGCCGACCTCGCCGACCCCGCACCTATCTCGTCCAAGGACCCTCCCGACCAGAAAGATCATCAGGCCATCAACCTGGAGGAGCCCCCCCTGGAGCACGAGACCGATCTTCTCGTCGAGTCCCACGGTACGCTCGTCCTGGTCCACCCCATCAGCGACCTGGGCCGGGCCTGGCTCGCCGAGCACTGCCCCAAGGGCAGCGAGCACACCTACGTCGGGGACGCCCTGGTCGTCGAGCACCGGTACGCGACCGGCCTCGCCGAGGGCGCCGCCGCCGACGGGCTCCTGGTGTCGTGATCCGTCAACGTCGGCCGACCGAGACCGACCCATCCCCGGCCTCGCCCGTGTCCGGGTACCGCAAATCCCAACCAGCAACCCGAGGAGCTTCCCATGTCGGTCCGTGCCATGGTCTGGTTCCAGGGCAACGGCCAGGACGCCAACGAGAAGGGCACCTACGTCTTCGCCCACGGCGGCGGCGACCCCGAGTGGATCATCCCGATGCTCCTGAAGGCCCACGACCTGGGCCGGACGCCGGTCAAGGGCGTGGCCTGGCCCGATCGGGAGTACGACGAGTCGTGGAAGATGGGCCGGGCCGGGTACGCCGCCAGCCTCTTCTGCTCGGCCGATCCCAAGGGCCTCCAGGTTGATACCTACCCGCTCCTGGACGAGGGCCGCCTCTACGGCGACCTCGACTACCTCTACGTGGTCCGGCCCGTCGTCGGCGACGACCGCCGGTACACCTGGCATGTCGAGGTCCGGGTGCCAACCCGGGCGTTCCTGGACGAGCCGATCCCCGAGAACACCCGGGTCCTGGCCCGCAGGCAGCCGGTCGCCAAGCTGGCCCGCTACTACCGGCGGAAGGCCGAACGGCGTCGGTCTGCCCGGGTCGCCTGAGCCTGACCCACTTCCATCGGACGACGCACCATCGGAGGCGTTCCATGAAGGTCTACAAGGGACGATTCGAGACCCATCGGGTTGGTACGAAGCGACACCCACGCCATGTCATCGGCGACGAGCAACTCCGGGACGATTTCCGCCTCTACGCAGGGGAGGCCGGCTCCAACTGGACCCGAGACGGGCGACGGGCCCGGCTGTACTACCGCAGGGAGGACGCCGAGGTCGACATCGAGGGGATCGCACGCCGAGACCCGCTGCTGGAGCCCGAGGACCGCTACACGTTGGAGGTCGAGATCACGACCCTCGGGGCGCCCGAGCGGGAGGATGTCGAGCGGCTGCTCCGGGACGCCCTTGCGGTTGGCCTGCGGCGGGTGCGGTTTCGCCCGGATCGGTCGTTCGTCGATTCGCTGGTCGTCATCGACCCGGAGACAGCGAGGTTGCGTCCCTGGGACGGGGCAGCCAGTGACGAGCAACCCGAGCACGGGGCGTCTTGAGCGGGGATGGGCACCGATGGCCGCCAAGTCGAGCCCCGACCCGATCTGCCTGGCCTGTGGCGATCCGCTGGACTATCGGACGGCCGAGACGGACCAGAGGCACGTCGAGGAGCGGCTGACGCTGTGCGTGGCCTGTTACGAGGAGATCGTCCTGGGAATCCTGCGAGTCTGGACCTGGAGCCCCTATCCGCCAGCGGGGGCCGGGCAGGTGGCCAGGCAGCGATGGGGTCGCCGGAAGACCGATTGTTGAAGCTCGATTTCGATGGGGGGACGCCGATGGCAGGGAACCAGGAGATCGACCTAGGAGCCGAGGTCGAGCGAGTTCGAGGCGAGTTGTTTCTGTTCCGGGACGTGATCCTGCCGGTGTTCTACCAGCCAGGCGGCATCAACCCGGTGCAGGCTGCCAGCGGTGGCGCGGGGCTCCTCGCCGAGATCACGCACGAGATGATCGACTGGCAGCGGGCGTCGACGAGGCTGGTCGAGGCGCTCCCCGCCGGCCCGGAAAGTGGCGAGGTGCCCGCACCGGATCGAGACTCCTTCAAGCCATTCATGTTCCAGGAGGCGAGTGCCTCGTACTCGGCCCGGGGCGGCCGGATCGCCTGGCGAATCGCGCCCTACCTGGACTGGGACGTGGCCGCTGCCCAAGCCTTCTGGTACCTGGGGGACGAGTCTCCGGACGACCCGCTGGCGGCGATCCTGGGCGACCTGCACGGCTTCAGCCGCAGGGTCCTGGAACTCCCCGTGGACGGGTCCCCGCTCATGGACATCCTCTGCCTGACGGCCCCGATGGTGGCCGACGCCGACCCGGCCATGATCAGGAGGATGCTCGACCCGGAGACCTATCGCCGCCACATCCGCACCGCCCGTGGCATCACGCCCGAGGCCCGGGAGCGCCGGCTGGGGAGGCTCGACGGGTACTTCCGGCACGCCCTGAACAACGCCCTCCTCCACGCCCTGGGTGGTCTGGCCTGCAACCGCTTCGAGGAGCTTCCGGACCTGCTGGGGCACCCCGACCTGCTGGGCGGGTACACCGAACTGATGCCCCACTACTTGTTCGCCGTGTTGTTCGAGAAGGTGTCGATTCTACATAGGATCGCCCGAGAGAGTCTGGACCCCGGATCACCGTGAGTCGAGCCGTAGGAGGCGATCATGAGCGGGGAGAGGGGACGCTGCCCCGATTGCGACAAGCGGCGGGTCCTGGGGCCGGACGGGATATGCAGGCAGTGCAGCGCCGAGTTCTACCGGGGGGCGACGTGCTCCCGGTGCGACCTGGACCTCGACGACTGGGGGTATTGCCCCAACGATCGCTGCCCGTTCTTCGCCCGCCACCAGGACGAGGGCGGGGCCGACGACGAGCCCGTCACGCCCGAGGAGAGGGAGCACATCGAGCGGTTCGTCCAACGCCGTCGCACCGGGCGATGAGCCGACATCGGGATTCGAGGGATGAGCGATGAGCCACCTGGGCGATTCCTTCCGGCATCGGCGGCTTGAGCGCAACCTGACCACCGGGCAACTGGCCCGGTTGGTCGGTTACAAGAACCTCAGCCGGGGCAGCAATCGCATCCAAGCCTTCGAGGCCGGCGGCAATGTCGCCCCTGACCTGCTGGCGAAGCTCTCCGAGGCCCTGGAGATCGACACCAACGAGGTTCGCCAGTTCGCTGCCGAGGACTACCAGGGATGGCTGGCGTGGGCCGACGAGCCGGTCCGGCCCTACCTCGTCCTTCGGTGGACCGCCTGTGCGTACCAGCGGGTCGAATTGCCCGACGACGCCTTGGAGCTAGAGGCGGCGGAAGCCTTCGCCAGCCGAGTTGCCGTGGAGCGGGGTCTGAAGGTCGCTCTGGTCCTGTCCCGACGCCTGTCCGTCTACTTCGACGCCCGTGGCCTGGCCTATGAGCGGCGGGAGGCAACGCCAGACGTTCCCTGCGTACCGTACGCCGTGTTCGGCGGGCGGAAGTGTCAACTCGACTTTGATGGTGGCGAGGTCCTGCGGCCAATCGACGAGCCGGGACGTTGAATCGGGAGGTTTGACGGAGATGCCGCCGCAACAGGTCCAAGTCTTCGAGAGCCGGATGATCGTTCGAGGGCCGGACGAGATCAAGGGCCAGGTCGGATCGCTCGCATTCATCTACACCAAGTACCCCGACCCGGGCGGCAACCGCTGGTTCGTCCGGCCCGGGTACGTCGGCCACGAGCAGATGACCAACTCGGCTGGGATGCTCCAGGCGTTCTTCGGCCCCGAAGCCGAGGAAATGTACCAGAAGGTCGTGACGATCGGCGATATCTTCGCCCCTGATGAACGGTGCCAGTATTCCCCGACCGGGGCGAAGCGTGAGAACTGGGACTGGTACACAATCCGGCAGTTAGCCAAACGGGAGAACCTCTTCGGTAGGGCCGGCACGCTCTGCGGCCGCCAGGTGGTCATGCTCTGGGGCAACCCACCGGGTTGGGAGGCGATGCTGGTCGAGGTGCTCGGCTATCTTGGGATCGGCCCTGAGAGCGAGGCGGTCGTCGTCGTCGGCAACTCGGCCCAGTACCAGGCCAGGGACTTCTTTGCGACCAACCCCCGAGGAGAATGACCCATGGCGATAGCCGAGTCGGATCAGGGTCACGAGCCCACGATCCTGCCGTTCACCGGCCCCCGCAATCGGCAGGAGGTGGTACGGGGCGACGAACTCCGGAGACGCATCAAGCGGGCCGGGCACGTCCTCGTCCGCTATCGGTCGGGGCCGAACTGGTTTGGCTACGCCGCCGTGACCAAGACAGAGGCGTTGCGGTGCCTGGACCAGTACCCTGCCGAGGCGCCCCACTACGTCGAGGGCCACCAGGACGGGATAGTCCTCGGTGCGTGAGATCAGATTCGGCCGGAGAAATTGATGCGATGTGGGGTATGAACCGGAAGCTGATCGGGGCGGCACTGCTTGCCGTCGCCTGCCTGTCGCTCCTCGGGGCACGTCCGAAAGAGGGGCCCACCGGCCTCTTCGCCGGCCTGGAGGTCGGTCAGGCCGTCGGCGTCAAGGACCTGGGCAACGTCTACGAGGTCACGGTGTTCGAGGGCGGTCACCCCGCCGGGTACGAGGTCACCGAGGTCGGGGCGGATCACCTGGGCGTCCGGGATCATGCCGGCGTCGTCGAACGCCGCATCCCGGTCACCTCGATCAAATCGGTGGCCTGGATGAGGGTCGGCGGGCGATGACCGAGTTGCCAGCTTCGCTGGGGTACCCGATCGTCGCTGTTGGCGACCTGCACGGCCAGCGGCGGGAACTGGAGCGGCTGGTCGGGAGGCTGGAGGGCCTCGACGACTGGCCCCGCTGTGCCATGGTCTTCCTGGGCGACTTCGTGGACCGGGGGCCAGACGTTCGGGGGACGATCGACCTGGCCCTCGGACTGCTCCGACGACCGCCGGGGGGCTCGGCGGTGATGGGCAACCACGACCTGGCGCTCGTACGTGCCGCCCGGCTGGACGACGGCCCGCCCTCGCCCTACTGGGTCGAACGGTACCGGACCAATTACGACTGCCACGAGACGTTCGAGGGCTACCTCGGTCGGGCGGCGATGGCCTGGGGAGCCGCCTGGACCAAGGACCTCGGGGCGCTCCGCTCGGCGATGCCCGAGGACCACCGCCGGTTCCTGGGCTCGCTGCCCTGGGTGGTCGAGGCGCCGGGGCACCTGTTCCTGCATTGCGGCCTGTCGCCCGAGTTGGGGGCGAGCCCAGGGCAGCAGGTCGATGCCCTCCACGGCAGGCAATGGGACCGGGCGTTGCTGAGGCCGATCCCGGGTACGACGACCGAGAAGCTCTGGGAGCCGGAGTACCCGGTCTGGCTGGGGGCCGACCGGGGCCTGGCCGAGGCGCCCCTGCCGCATCCGGGCAAGGTCCAGGTCAGCGGGCACGTCCGGGTACGCAGGCCGGATGCCAACGCCGTCCGCATCCGACTCGATACCAGCGGGGGGGCCGGAAAGCTGACCGCCTGCCTTCTCCGATCTGCGACGGCCGAGCCGGCGTTCTTCAGCAGCCGGTAATCGAACGAGTCGCCCGGAAAATCGGTCCGTACCCCCTACATAGGGGCATGGACAATCAATATCGACTCATCGAAGGATTCCCGGGCTACCGTGTCAGTCGGGATGGCGTGGTTGAATCATGCTGGTTGAAGGCCGGGAATCGCTCACGGTTGACCGAGACCTGGAGGCCGCTGAAGCCGATCAGGAAGCACTGGGGGCACCTCACCGTCAACCTCCACCGTGATGGCATCAAACGCCCCTACTACATCCACCGCCTCGTCCTGGAGGCGTTCGTCGGCCCCCAGCCTCCGGGCATGCTCTGCTGCCACTGGGACGGCAATCCCGCAAATAACAACATCGACAACCTGCGATGGGACACGCCGAAGGCCAACGGCGCGGACACCATCCGGCATGGGAGGCGGAAGTTCGGGGAGCAAGCGGGGTCGAAGCTCAAGGAGGCCGAGGTCCTGGAGGTTCGCAGGCTGTTCGCCGAGGGCGTCTCGATGACGAAGCTCGGAGCAAGTTTCGGCGTCAGCCAACCCATGATCTCGTACATCGTCAAGGGATTGGCCTGGAGGCACCTCCTGCCGGACTTCGACCCGATGAACCCGATCTGAGCCGTAACAGGTGCCCGCAGCAGCTTCCTGCCCCCTTATGACCGCTTGCGGGCCCTCGGGAACGGCAGCAGCATGCCCGCCTGCTCCCGGTATGCCTCATAGCTTTCCCCATGGAACCCGGCCAAATCCCGCTCCTCGAACCGCAGGGCGATGAGGATGTACGCGGTCGTCGACCCGGCGAACAGCAGGTGCCCGACGGTCATCTCCGGGGTCGCCCAGAAGGCCAGCAGGAAGCCCGTCATGAGCGGGTGACGGACGTAGCGATAGGGGCCGGGCGTCTTGAATGCGATCGGGGTGTACGGCCGACCGGTGACGTGGAGGTAGACCTGACGCAGCCCGAACAGGTCGAAGTGGTCGATCAGGAAGGTAGAAACGAGCACCAGCGCCCAGCCGGCCCAGAAGATCGCACCCATCAGCCATCGGCCGACCGGATTGTCGACGTGCCAGACGACGATCGGGATCGGCCGCCATTGCCAGAAGAGGAGGCCCAGCAGCAGGCTACTCGTGAGGACATAGGTGCTCCGCTCGACCGACGGCGGGACGAACCGGGTCCACCGCCGCTTGAACCACGGCCGGGCCATCACGCTATGCGGGACGGCGAAGAGGCCGAGCAGCAGGAGGTCGACGGGCACCGCTACGCCCAGCGGGCTCCTCGGCCCCCCCGCATCGACCGACCTCGGGACGAGGAAATCGCCGACGAAGCCGACCGCGTACAACAACGAGGCGAGGAAGGCGAGATAGCTCGCCACGCCGTAGGCCAGGGCCAGGATTCTGCTCATCGCCGCACGAAGACCCCGTAGGTGAACGCCTGCTGGAAGCCCCAGGGGGTCGTGTGCGTCTCCCCGGCACCCCCGACGAGCGAGAAGCCATTGCCGAACTCCGAGGCCAGCGACCCCGGGTTGTAGCGGCAGACATCGAGGTCGCTGCACCGCCTCGGGCCCTCGTCGGCGAAGGTGGCGACGATGAGATGCCCCCCGGCGGGGACCGTTCGACGCGCCAACTCGACATACCTCGCCCGATCCGCCGCCTCGGTCAGGAAGTGGAACACGGCCCGGTCATGCCAGATGTCGAAGGTGCCGATGTCCCCGGCCTCGGTCACGTCGGCCTCGATCCAGCGGACGGCCCCCGAACGGCGCCCCAGACGCGCCCTCGCCGTCTCCAGGGCCGTCCCGGAGATGTCGAGCACGGCGACCGTCTCGAAGCCGAGGTCGAGGAGCCGATCGATCAAGACCGAGGCCCCGCCTCCCACGTCGATGATCCGCCCTCGTGCATCGGAAGCGACGGACCGGATGAGTTCGAGCGAGCGGGTGGGTTCACTCTGGTACCAGCTAACCCCCGTCTGGCCCCTGGTCGAATAGACCTGCTCCCAATGCTCCTTGCGGCCCTGTTGGGTCATGGCGATTGTCCACCAGGGGAGATCGTGGTGATCGTGCCCGTCGTTCCTTCGTGCCCGTGTCTAACGCCGAGTTGCGTCCCGTCCCCGCCCTGCGTGCCGCCGCCAGCGGGGTCTCCAGCATCCCCCGGAGGCCCTGCCACTCCGGCGCGTCGAACTCGTCGAGGCCGAGCCGGATCGTCCGGGCATCGTCCCGGGGCCGGAAGGTGCGGAACATCCGGTCCCACCAGGGGAGGACCGAGCCGTAGTTGGAGTCCGTCTCCGGCCGCCACCGGCTGTGATGGACCCGATGCATGGCCGGGGTGACGACGAGGGCCATCAGCCCCCGGTCGACCCACCGGGGCAGCCCCACGTTCGCGTGGTGGAAGAGGACGATCGGGGCGAAGAACGCCTCGTAGGCGGCCACCTGCCAGAGAGCCATCCCGATGATCGGCAGGAGGACGAGGCGGGCCAGGGCCGACAGGAGCACCTCGCCCATGTGGAAGCGGATGCCCGTGGTCGCGTCCATCTCGGCATCGCTGTGGTGCATCCGGTGGAACCGCCAGAGCAGCGGGACGGCGTGATTGGCCCGGTGCCAGAGGTACATCCAGAGGTCGAGGAGCACGAGGGCCAGCAGCGTCTCGGCCCAGGACGGCCAGGCGAGCCGCCGGAGCAGCCCGAGCCCCCGGGCCTCGGCCCACCGCTCGGCCATCAGGAACAGCCCGGCGAAGATCACGGCGCCCAAGGCGGCATTGGCGAGCCCGAAGGACAGGTTCCTGCCGTCATGCCGCAGCCGATCCCTGAAACCACCTCGGAATTGCGAGTAGAAGGGCACGAGGCCCTCGGCCACCCACAGGAGGGCCAGGGCCGAGGGAGCGAGGATCAACTTGTATTCGGCGATCATCTCGAACTTGCCCCAGGCAGCCGGGGGATCGTCGTCCGGGCCCCGCCGTGAAGGCAGCCACGGTTTACCTGCCCGGCCGGTAGTCGGGCGGGGGTGCCGGTTCGCAGCCCGAGAGAATCCGCTCGCCCGAGGGGCCGAAGGTCGGACTCGGGGGCGGTAAGGGCGGGGCACTCTTGACCGAGGCGAAGGCAAGTGCCGCCCCGAGCAGGGCGGCGGTGACGCCCCCCGCCCAGGGACGACGGGCGGCCTCGGACCGCTCGGAGAGGGCACCGATGGCGAGCACCCCGGTCAGCACGAGATATCCGGCGAGGCTCTGGTCCGGTGCGTGCCCGAGCCCAAGTACCCCCGGCGGGCAGTCGAGGACCCCCGAGCGGTCGAGGTAGACGTGGAAGGCGGCCAGGCCCAGGCCGGCGACCGCCAGCGGCAGGGCCAGCAGGCCCAGGGCCCCGGCCCGGACGGGGGGCCTGGCCAC carries:
- a CDS encoding cupin domain-containing protein, which codes for MGEGGERDEGPRVVIRPEERLGGSAMEQAHGGVRDLKLIYPETGFDAMTLCLGVVEIDPGHHSPLHRHRCEEVYYVVRGSGELESDGRRCPISPGCAVLNRPGVQHRVFNTGTGVLQLVVVGGVMLVPLLPRWPSASPYEVFEGSSADEHPPADSPRGAGSDPTGGPTGPAPGAAGGGR
- a CDS encoding RNA polymerase sigma factor, with protein sequence MGETTEANDLLGRLRAGDCEARAGLIRLAQRRFLALARLMLRRYPHVHRWEQTDDLLQAALVRLHRSLAEVRPESVPHFDHLSAAQLRRELIDLARRYHGPEGLGANHHTDGAGPDGRLAGVADGTGRPESLEGWAAFHEAVVRLPEEERRVVDLLWYQGKTHAQAAEALGVATKTVQRRWASARLLIRDALDGELPVSE
- a CDS encoding thioredoxin family protein; the protein is MTREISQSEYETEVLGSPMPVLLDVYGEHCPPCRTLAPVLDRLATQYEGRAKVLKVEAGANRDLAGGLGISSVPTVVSFRGGNEVGRLVGLRPESAYRTLLEQAGVQ
- a CDS encoding helix-turn-helix domain-containing protein; the encoded protein is MSHLGDSFRHRRLERNLTTGQLARLVGYKNLSRGSNRIQAFEAGGNVAPDLLAKLSEALEIDTNEVRQFAAEDYQGWLAWADEPVRPYLVLRWTACAYQRVELPDDALELEAAEAFASRVAVERGLKVALVLSRRLSVYFDARGLAYERREATPDVPCVPYAVFGGRKCQLDFDGGEVLRPIDEPGR
- a CDS encoding metallophosphoesterase; the protein is MTELPASLGYPIVAVGDLHGQRRELERLVGRLEGLDDWPRCAMVFLGDFVDRGPDVRGTIDLALGLLRRPPGGSAVMGNHDLALVRAARLDDGPPSPYWVERYRTNYDCHETFEGYLGRAAMAWGAAWTKDLGALRSAMPEDHRRFLGSLPWVVEAPGHLFLHCGLSPELGASPGQQVDALHGRQWDRALLRPIPGTTTEKLWEPEYPVWLGADRGLAEAPLPHPGKVQVSGHVRVRRPDANAVRIRLDTSGGAGKLTACLLRSATAEPAFFSSR
- a CDS encoding HNH endonuclease, whose product is MTETWRPLKPIRKHWGHLTVNLHRDGIKRPYYIHRLVLEAFVGPQPPGMLCCHWDGNPANNNIDNLRWDTPKANGADTIRHGRRKFGEQAGSKLKEAEVLEVRRLFAEGVSMTKLGASFGVSQPMISYIVKGLAWRHLLPDFDPMNPI
- the mddA gene encoding methanethiol S-methyltransferase; the encoded protein is MSRILALAYGVASYLAFLASLLYAVGFVGDFLVPRSVDAGGPRSPLGVAVPVDLLLLGLFAVPHSVMARPWFKRRWTRFVPPSVERSTYVLTSSLLLGLLFWQWRPIPIVVWHVDNPVGRWLMGAIFWAGWALVLVSTFLIDHFDLFGLRQVYLHVTGRPYTPIAFKTPGPYRYVRHPLMTGFLLAFWATPEMTVGHLLFAGSTTAYILIALRFEERDLAGFHGESYEAYREQAGMLLPFPRARKRS
- a CDS encoding class I SAM-dependent methyltransferase; translated protein: MTQQGRKEHWEQVYSTRGQTGVSWYQSEPTRSLELIRSVASDARGRIIDVGGGASVLIDRLLDLGFETVAVLDISGTALETARARLGRRSGAVRWIEADVTEAGDIGTFDIWHDRAVFHFLTEAADRARYVELARRTVPAGGHLIVATFADEGPRRCSDLDVCRYNPGSLASEFGNGFSLVGGAGETHTTPWGFQQAFTYGVFVRR
- a CDS encoding sterol desaturase family protein, which codes for MIAEYKLILAPSALALLWVAEGLVPFYSQFRGGFRDRLRHDGRNLSFGLANAALGAVIFAGLFLMAERWAEARGLGLLRRLAWPSWAETLLALVLLDLWMYLWHRANHAVPLLWRFHRMHHSDAEMDATTGIRFHMGEVLLSALARLVLLPIIGMALWQVAAYEAFFAPIVLFHHANVGLPRWVDRGLMALVVTPAMHRVHHSRWRPETDSNYGSVLPWWDRMFRTFRPRDDARTIRLGLDEFDAPEWQGLRGMLETPLAAARRAGTGRNSALDTGTKERRARSPRSPLVDNRHDPTGPQGALGAGLFDQGPDGG
- a CDS encoding disulfide bond formation protein B, with amino-acid sequence MKTNIREGLALAIAASMLVGSLYLSVGLGLKACPLCLYERTFVMGVVGVLGVGLVARPPVRAGALGLLALPLAVAGLGLAAFHVYLDRSGVLDCPPGVLGLGHAPDQSLAGYLVLTGVLAIGALSERSEAARRPWAGGVTAALLGAALAFASVKSAPPLPPPSPTFGPSGERILSGCEPAPPPDYRPGR